Proteins from one Deltaproteobacteria bacterium genomic window:
- a CDS encoding aminotransferase class IV: MSDSIIYLSGNFIEESKAAISPINRGLMYGDGLFETFRGYKGEIFALKNHYKRLTESARFLKMEIPFTERELSVILFTLLEKNDLLHADSRIRLTVIRGGSPSWLLPSGKEGSTVIISSESVPASIEAIQQKGIKLSLLKSFKIDHLSPLASRKTINYIPGILGMMEIKERGGDEGIYLNYEGHAVEGITSNIFIVKDNKLYTPPLSSGLLPGITRDIVLEVAPLSGIDGEEKDLSCDEIFQAEEIFITSSVREVVPAIGVDEKKFAIGPLTRKIQKGYKKFVAAYLSDIDKMSASE; this comes from the coding sequence ATGAGTGATAGCATTATTTATCTTAGTGGAAATTTTATTGAAGAAAGCAAAGCTGCCATCTCCCCGATAAACAGGGGCCTCATGTATGGTGACGGCCTTTTCGAAACCTTCAGGGGCTATAAAGGAGAGATATTTGCCCTCAAAAATCATTACAAACGCCTTACCGAGTCGGCCCGTTTTCTTAAAATGGAGATTCCCTTTACCGAGCGGGAACTGTCCGTCATATTATTTACACTTTTAGAAAAGAATGATCTCCTCCACGCCGACAGCCGAATCAGGCTCACCGTCATTCGTGGCGGCAGCCCTTCATGGCTTCTCCCTTCAGGAAAGGAAGGAAGCACGGTTATTATCAGCTCCGAAAGTGTTCCGGCAAGTATTGAAGCCATTCAGCAAAAGGGCATAAAACTGTCCCTCCTGAAAAGCTTCAAAATTGACCATTTATCTCCGCTGGCCTCCCGTAAAACGATCAATTACATTCCAGGCATCCTCGGCATGATGGAAATAAAGGAGAGAGGGGGCGATGAAGGGATTTATCTGAACTATGAAGGCCATGCAGTCGAAGGAATTACAAGTAATATATTTATTGTGAAAGACAATAAACTCTACACCCCTCCCCTCTCATCAGGTCTCCTGCCCGGCATTACGAGAGATATCGTATTGGAGGTTGCGCCATTGTCCGGCATTGATGGTGAAGAAAAAGACCTCTCCTGTGATGAAATTTTCCAGGCAGAGGAAATATTTATTACAAGCTCCGTCAGGGAGGTGGTGCCGGCCATAGGTGTGGACGAAAAGAAATTTGCCATCGGCCCCCTTACCAGAAAAATCCAGAAAGGCTACAAGAAATTTGTGGCCGCCTATCTCTCTGACATTGACAAAATGAGCGCCAGCGAATAA